A part of Silvimonas soli genomic DNA contains:
- a CDS encoding SPOR domain-containing protein encodes MSDQDDPILRQAEQSRLKQQLAWRLGIAAALIVIVLAAIWFLDHVQQNNDTPQLINTPHISAIASAVAEQASVPASAPASAVIASVTETVASEAATASAAAAQPTPTAVPTPAVPVTTQGGNAATRTTTTPSHYTAITTSAPVVTGATTQAPSKVTPAPAVTNTKPVAAPPAPAAEKIIAEQPATVLAPGKFEVHAGANGYTVQAGVFLHASNADKLLTQLQNAGVPAWLETRVQIGPFKNKADAEAAISKLRKLGIEPVVRENQ; translated from the coding sequence ATGAGCGACCAAGACGACCCCATCCTGCGTCAGGCGGAGCAATCCCGGCTTAAACAACAGCTTGCCTGGCGGCTTGGCATCGCCGCCGCTCTCATCGTTATCGTGCTTGCCGCCATCTGGTTTCTGGACCATGTGCAGCAAAATAACGACACTCCGCAACTGATCAATACACCGCACATATCTGCCATTGCCAGCGCTGTAGCCGAGCAAGCCAGCGTCCCTGCATCGGCACCGGCTAGCGCAGTCATTGCCAGCGTAACTGAAACGGTTGCTAGTGAAGCCGCCACCGCCAGCGCAGCAGCAGCGCAACCCACCCCAACAGCAGTTCCGACCCCAGCGGTGCCCGTTACAACCCAGGGCGGCAACGCTGCCACGCGCACTACTACAACACCCAGCCATTACACGGCGATAACAACCAGTGCACCGGTTGTCACTGGCGCCACAACGCAAGCACCCAGCAAAGTAACTCCGGCACCCGCCGTCACCAATACCAAACCGGTTGCCGCCCCACCCGCCCCGGCAGCCGAGAAAATCATCGCCGAGCAACCTGCCACTGTGCTCGCCCCGGGCAAATTTGAAGTGCACGCTGGGGCGAATGGCTACACCGTGCAAGCCGGCGTATTTCTGCATGCCAGCAATGCCGACAAACTACTCACCCAATTGCAAAACGCTGGCGTACCAGCCTGGCTGGAAACCCGCGTGCAAATCGGTCCGTTCAAGAACAAGGCCGATGCCGAGGCGGCGATTAGCAAGCTGCGCAAACTGGGTATAGAGCCGGTAGTACGCGAAAACCAATAA
- the hfq gene encoding RNA chaperone Hfq produces the protein MSTKGQMLQDPFLNILRKEHVPVYIYLVNGIKLQGQIESFDQYVVLLRNNVTQMVYKHAISTVVPSRPVNIPHEHPQNATVAAATPEA, from the coding sequence ATGAGTACCAAGGGGCAAATGCTACAAGACCCGTTTCTGAACATCCTGCGTAAAGAACATGTGCCGGTTTACATCTATCTGGTGAACGGCATCAAGCTGCAAGGCCAGATCGAATCGTTCGATCAGTACGTTGTCCTGTTGCGCAACAACGTAACTCAAATGGTGTACAAACACGCCATTTCGACCGTGGTGCCATCGCGTCCGGTCAATATCCCGCACGAGCATCCGCAGAACGCTACCGTGGCCGCTGCCACTCCGGAAGCCTGA
- the rlmN gene encoding 23S rRNA (adenine(2503)-C(2))-methyltransferase RlmN, whose protein sequence is MSVNLLDYDAQGLAELMVSYGEKPFRAKQLLKWIHQHGEADFGNMTDIAKGFREKLAADAIVRSPAMLAEHVASDGTTKWLLDVNVGNGIETVFIPEDDRGTLCISSQVGCALECSFCSTGAQGFNRNLSVGEIIGQLWWANRRLSAEQARIGVPVNEDTRIVTNVVMMGMGEPLANFDNVVAALRLMLDDNAYGLSRRRVTLSTSGIVPAMDRLRDACPVALAVSLHASNDRLRDEIVPINKKYPLAQLLAACQRYLEKAPRDFITFEYVMLEGVNDQPEHARELIALLRDTPCKLNLIPFNPFPNSGYNRSGRDAILAFRDILMNAGYIVTVRKTRGDDIDAACGQLAGQVKDKTRRTANRQTIETRPIQFK, encoded by the coding sequence ATGTCGGTCAATTTGCTGGATTACGATGCGCAGGGCCTTGCCGAGCTGATGGTTAGCTACGGTGAGAAGCCTTTTCGCGCGAAACAGTTGCTGAAGTGGATACACCAACATGGTGAAGCCGACTTCGGCAACATGACCGATATTGCCAAGGGCTTTCGGGAAAAACTGGCGGCGGACGCGATTGTGCGTTCGCCCGCCATGCTGGCTGAGCATGTGGCCAGCGACGGCACCACCAAGTGGCTGCTGGATGTAAACGTCGGTAACGGCATCGAAACCGTATTCATCCCGGAAGATGACCGTGGCACTTTGTGCATCTCTTCGCAGGTGGGTTGTGCGCTGGAGTGCTCATTCTGCTCGACGGGTGCGCAGGGTTTTAACCGCAATCTCTCAGTCGGTGAAATCATTGGCCAGTTGTGGTGGGCCAATCGTCGTCTGAGCGCAGAACAGGCGCGCATTGGCGTGCCGGTGAATGAAGACACACGCATTGTGACCAACGTGGTCATGATGGGTATGGGCGAACCACTCGCCAACTTTGATAACGTGGTCGCCGCTTTGCGACTGATGCTGGACGACAACGCTTATGGTCTGTCGCGCCGCCGCGTTACGCTCTCCACCTCTGGCATCGTGCCGGCGATGGATCGATTGCGTGACGCCTGTCCGGTAGCACTGGCCGTCAGTCTGCACGCATCCAATGATCGTTTGCGCGATGAAATTGTGCCGATCAACAAGAAATACCCCTTGGCGCAACTGCTGGCGGCCTGCCAGCGCTATCTGGAAAAAGCGCCAAGAGACTTCATTACATTCGAATATGTGATGCTTGAAGGTGTCAACGATCAGCCGGAACATGCCCGCGAGTTGATCGCCCTGTTGCGCGATACACCTTGTAAGCTGAATCTCATTCCATTCAATCCCTTCCCGAATTCGGGCTACAACCGTTCCGGCCGTGATGCTATCCTCGCGTTCCGGGATATCCTGATGAACGCCGGTTACATCGTGACTGTTCGCAAAACCCGTGGCGATGATATCGACGCGGCCTGCGGTCAGCTGGCGGGGCAGGTCAAGGACAAAACGCGCCGTACAGCCAATCGCCAGACGATTGAAACGCGGCCGATTCAGTTCAAATAA
- the pilW gene encoding type IV pilus biogenesis/stability protein PilW: protein MTCLTAAQAYAASSDDEMSPSDRRAAVHTQLAGEYLKRGQYNVAVSEVKEALAANSRYAAAYGMLGLIYSELHDEGQAVANFQQALNYSPDDSDINNNYGWYLCNHAKPQEGILHYMVALRNPLYANADKTLVNAGQCAASANDEKNAKEYFTRALRYRPDSVAARQELVELGLRTKDYVLARQNYNELQKMVQPSSQLTWMGLRLEHALGNTEVENRLASQLKTQYPDSIETTRLLSGQLN, encoded by the coding sequence ATGACATGCCTGACGGCGGCACAGGCCTATGCCGCTTCTTCTGACGATGAAATGTCGCCAAGCGATCGTCGTGCCGCGGTGCATACCCAGTTGGCGGGTGAGTACCTCAAACGCGGGCAATACAATGTGGCGGTTTCCGAGGTCAAAGAAGCCCTGGCCGCCAATTCACGTTACGCTGCCGCCTACGGCATGCTCGGTCTGATCTACTCCGAATTGCATGATGAAGGTCAGGCGGTGGCGAACTTCCAGCAAGCGCTGAATTACTCTCCTGACGATTCGGACATCAACAACAATTACGGTTGGTATCTGTGTAATCACGCCAAGCCGCAAGAGGGCATCCTGCATTACATGGTTGCTCTCAGAAACCCGCTGTATGCCAATGCGGATAAAACGCTGGTCAATGCCGGTCAGTGTGCCGCCAGTGCCAACGACGAGAAAAACGCCAAAGAATATTTCACCCGGGCCTTGCGTTACCGGCCGGATAGCGTGGCGGCGCGGCAAGAGCTGGTTGAACTGGGTTTGCGCACCAAAGATTATGTGCTGGCTCGCCAGAACTACAACGAATTGCAAAAAATGGTTCAGCCGAGTTCGCAATTGACCTGGATGGGGTTGCGGCTGGAACATGCACTGGGTAATACCGAGGTGGAAAACCGGCTGGCTTCGCAACTGAAGACCCAATATCCCGATTCAATTGAAACAACCCGCCTTTTGAGCGGTCAACTCAACTGA
- the der gene encoding ribosome biogenesis GTPase Der codes for MKPTIALVGRPNVGKSTLFNRLTKTRDALVADFPGLTRDRHYGHGKVGDRPYFVVDTGGFEPVVDDGILHEMARQTLQAVDESDAVIFIVDGRSGITPQDKIIAQRLRQSGRPIWVAVNKVEGMTRGVVTADFFELGLGDPIAISAAHGEGVRELISDTLERFPIDEETAESDHPKFAVIGRPNVGKSTLVNAVLGEERVIAFDQPGTTRDSVYIDFERNDHHYTIIDTAGMRRRGKIDDTIEKFSVVKTMQAVSDANVAVLVLDATQEVSDQDARLASFVLETGRALVVAINKWEAADTEQRERIKREVDRKLAFLEFAKFHYISALNGQGVGDLFKSIDQAYHAAMIKIPTPKLTRALQIMVERQQPPLSGKIRPKLRYAHQGGTNPPVVIIHGNALEQVPAVYWRYLERSFMNTFKLQGTPLRVQFKMGANPFQEKQEEPKKLSLLERRKKMLATKKLDNRKMQEAKKQKR; via the coding sequence ATGAAGCCAACGATTGCCCTGGTGGGGCGCCCGAATGTGGGCAAATCCACTCTGTTTAACCGGTTGACCAAAACGCGTGATGCGCTGGTCGCCGATTTCCCCGGCCTGACCCGTGACCGCCATTATGGCCACGGCAAGGTCGGTGATCGTCCGTATTTTGTTGTAGACACCGGCGGTTTTGAACCGGTGGTTGACGATGGCATTTTGCATGAAATGGCCCGGCAGACTTTGCAGGCTGTCGATGAATCCGATGCAGTCATCTTCATTGTGGATGGCCGCTCCGGCATTACGCCACAAGATAAAATCATCGCGCAGCGCTTGCGCCAAAGCGGACGTCCGATCTGGGTTGCGGTGAACAAGGTCGAGGGCATGACCCGTGGCGTGGTCACAGCCGACTTTTTTGAATTGGGTCTGGGTGATCCAATTGCCATCTCTGCCGCACACGGCGAAGGTGTACGCGAACTGATCAGCGATACGCTCGAACGGTTCCCTATCGATGAAGAAACGGCGGAGTCGGATCACCCGAAATTCGCCGTCATCGGTCGGCCAAACGTGGGAAAATCCACGCTGGTCAATGCGGTATTGGGCGAAGAGCGCGTTATTGCGTTCGACCAGCCTGGCACCACGCGCGATTCGGTCTACATCGATTTTGAGCGTAATGATCACCATTACACCATTATCGACACCGCCGGGATGCGCCGTCGCGGCAAGATTGACGACACCATCGAGAAGTTCTCGGTCGTCAAAACCATGCAGGCCGTCTCAGACGCCAACGTAGCCGTGCTGGTGCTGGATGCCACGCAAGAAGTCTCCGACCAGGATGCCCGTCTGGCCAGTTTTGTTCTGGAAACCGGCCGTGCGCTGGTGGTAGCCATCAACAAATGGGAAGCGGCAGATACCGAACAGCGTGAGCGGATCAAGCGCGAAGTGGATCGCAAGCTCGCTTTCCTTGAGTTTGCCAAATTTCACTACATTTCGGCGCTGAATGGCCAAGGCGTGGGCGATTTGTTCAAGTCGATTGATCAGGCGTATCACGCGGCCATGATCAAAATTCCAACGCCCAAACTCACGCGCGCATTGCAGATTATGGTGGAGCGTCAGCAACCGCCGCTGTCTGGCAAAATTCGCCCCAAATTGCGCTATGCCCACCAAGGTGGCACAAACCCGCCGGTGGTGATTATCCATGGCAACGCGCTGGAGCAAGTGCCCGCTGTGTATTGGCGTTATCTGGAACGCAGCTTCATGAATACGTTCAAGCTGCAAGGCACGCCGTTACGGGTGCAGTTCAAGATGGGCGCTAATCCATTCCAGGAAAAGCAGGAGGAGCCGAAAAAACTCAGCCTGCTGGAGCGGCGGAAAAAAATGCTGGCAACCAAGAAGCTGGATAATCGCAAAATGCAAGAAGCGAAGAAACAGAAGCGCTAG
- the bamB gene encoding outer membrane protein assembly factor BamB: MPLQRHFLRGFCASAIALLLAACAAPSNAPTPSPLPVVKNSVGVATQWRATAGDKAEFLRFLPANLGDLLIVAGAPNRLTALKLATGGTQWQVKLESPVAGGVGAGNGVIAVGTLKGKVYAFSADGKPLWQAQASSEIVAPPAVGDDVVLVRTGDGKISALAISDGAVKWQYTRQIPTLTLRNFAPITISDGIAYTGLPAGHIVALSMADGRTMWDSVVSQPKGATEVERVADVVSPPLVNGGSVCAVSYQGRVSCFDRRTGAVVWSREASSFSGIAADGNKLFLTDDQGHVRAYERETGRSVWDQDKLAARIVGAPAILGGNVAVADYQGYIHLLNEDDGSFVAQLATDGSRIAAAPQTFSDHLIVQSQNGGVFSVGIK, translated from the coding sequence ATGCCTTTGCAACGTCACTTCCTTCGCGGTTTCTGCGCTAGCGCAATTGCCTTGCTGCTCGCTGCCTGCGCCGCACCCAGCAATGCACCAACTCCATCACCGCTGCCTGTGGTCAAGAACAGTGTAGGCGTGGCGACTCAATGGCGTGCCACCGCTGGCGACAAGGCTGAATTCCTGCGCTTCCTGCCAGCCAATCTGGGGGACTTGCTGATCGTAGCAGGGGCGCCGAATCGTCTGACGGCGCTGAAACTGGCTACAGGTGGTACGCAGTGGCAGGTCAAACTGGAAAGCCCGGTGGCCGGTGGCGTTGGTGCCGGTAATGGCGTGATCGCAGTGGGTACACTCAAAGGCAAGGTTTACGCCTTCAGTGCAGATGGCAAACCTCTGTGGCAAGCTCAGGCATCGAGCGAGATCGTGGCTCCGCCAGCTGTGGGCGATGATGTTGTTTTGGTGCGTACCGGTGATGGCAAAATTTCTGCACTGGCGATCAGCGATGGCGCGGTGAAGTGGCAATACACACGCCAGATTCCGACCCTGACATTACGCAATTTTGCCCCGATCACCATCAGTGACGGCATTGCTTATACCGGCTTGCCGGCGGGTCACATTGTGGCGTTGTCCATGGCCGATGGCCGTACCATGTGGGATAGCGTGGTTTCGCAGCCCAAAGGTGCTACCGAAGTTGAGCGGGTCGCTGACGTTGTTTCGCCGCCGCTGGTGAATGGTGGTTCGGTTTGTGCCGTGTCCTATCAAGGGCGCGTAAGCTGCTTTGACCGCAGAACCGGCGCGGTAGTCTGGTCACGTGAAGCGTCCAGCTTCTCCGGCATTGCCGCAGACGGCAACAAACTGTTCCTGACCGATGATCAGGGCCATGTACGCGCTTACGAACGAGAAACCGGCCGTAGCGTATGGGATCAAGACAAACTGGCTGCGCGCATTGTTGGCGCACCGGCAATTTTAGGCGGCAATGTGGCCGTAGCTGATTATCAAGGCTATATCCATCTGCTGAACGAAGACGACGGCAGCTTTGTCGCACAATTGGCAACGGATGGCAGTCGTATCGCCGCCGCGCCGCAAACCTTCTCCGACCATCTGATCGTACAGTCGCAAAACGGCGGCGTATTTTCGGTTGGCATAAAGTAA
- a CDS encoding YfgM family protein, with translation MAFDLQEQEQIAELKAAWADWGKYLAGAVVVGLLAYGGWTGWSAYQSSVAEKAGAAYAQLETDLTGDTAKILADADVLKKDYATSPYAPRAALLAAKASARAGDLKSAQTQLEWAIAHASESEIRDAARLRLTAVQLDQKQFDAALKTLAARENDSYTPLFAEARGDVLAAKGDNSGARDAYKDALAKLGKDAPNVRFVEVKLEALGNS, from the coding sequence ATGGCTTTCGATTTGCAGGAACAGGAACAGATTGCCGAACTCAAGGCGGCGTGGGCCGATTGGGGCAAATATCTCGCGGGTGCGGTGGTAGTCGGTTTGCTGGCATACGGTGGCTGGACCGGCTGGAGTGCTTACCAGAGCAGTGTTGCAGAAAAAGCCGGTGCCGCTTACGCACAATTGGAAACAGATCTTACCGGTGATACCGCAAAGATTCTGGCTGACGCAGATGTCCTGAAAAAAGATTACGCAACCAGTCCGTATGCACCGCGCGCCGCTTTACTGGCAGCCAAAGCCAGTGCCCGTGCTGGTGACTTGAAGTCCGCGCAAACCCAACTGGAGTGGGCTATTGCCCACGCATCCGAGTCCGAAATCCGCGATGCAGCGCGTCTGCGTCTGACTGCGGTACAACTGGACCAGAAGCAATTTGATGCTGCGCTGAAAACACTCGCTGCTCGCGAAAACGATAGCTATACACCGCTGTTTGCAGAAGCTCGCGGCGATGTGCTGGCGGCCAAGGGCGACAACAGCGGTGCACGTGACGCATATAAGGACGCGCTGGCCAAGCTGGGTAAAGACGCGCCCAACGTTCGTTTTGTTGAAGTAAAACTCGAAGCTCTCGGAAATTCCTGA
- the ispG gene encoding flavodoxin-dependent (E)-4-hydroxy-3-methylbut-2-enyl-diphosphate synthase: MITDNLPRRSTRQVRIGNVWVGSDHPVVVQSMTNTDTVDALGTANQIYDLWRAGSEMVRITVNSPEAAAQVARIRDMLAARDCFVPIVGDFHFNGDRLLRDYPDCAEALAKYRINPGNVGKGSKKDEKFAYMIEKAVEYDKPVRIGVNWGSLDQALAVRLMDENAKLAKPLSADAVMREALIRSALDSAAQAVSWGLSPDKIILSCKVSHVQDLISVYRNLAGRCDYPLHLGLTEAGMGSKGIVASSAALAVLMQEGIGDTIRISLTPEPGGDRTKEVIVAQELLQTMGLRSFTPLVTACPGCGRTTSTVFQELAQGIQTFLREQMPIWRLQYPGVEDLKVAVMGCVVNGPGESKLADIGISLPGTGEVPVCPVYVDGQKTVTLKGEHVAKEFLAIVEDYVLTRYSEGGAKRRAADAINKTIPIKQV; this comes from the coding sequence ATGATTACAGATAATCTCCCGCGCCGGTCAACCCGGCAGGTCCGCATTGGCAACGTCTGGGTGGGTAGTGATCACCCGGTGGTTGTGCAATCCATGACCAATACCGATACCGTTGATGCGCTGGGTACCGCCAACCAGATCTACGACCTGTGGCGTGCAGGCTCGGAGATGGTACGGATCACGGTTAACAGCCCGGAAGCAGCGGCGCAAGTTGCGCGTATTCGCGACATGCTGGCTGCCCGTGACTGCTTCGTGCCCATCGTTGGCGATTTCCACTTCAACGGTGACCGGCTGCTGCGCGACTACCCGGACTGTGCTGAAGCACTGGCCAAGTACCGGATCAATCCGGGTAACGTCGGCAAGGGCTCGAAGAAAGACGAAAAATTTGCGTACATGATCGAAAAAGCGGTCGAGTACGACAAGCCAGTGCGTATTGGCGTGAACTGGGGCTCGCTCGATCAAGCGCTGGCCGTGCGCCTGATGGACGAGAACGCCAAACTGGCCAAGCCGCTTTCTGCTGATGCGGTCATGCGCGAAGCGTTGATCCGTTCGGCGCTGGATTCCGCGGCGCAGGCCGTATCTTGGGGTTTATCTCCAGACAAAATCATTCTGTCGTGCAAGGTTTCGCACGTGCAGGATCTGATCTCGGTCTATCGCAATCTGGCTGGGCGCTGTGATTACCCGCTGCATCTGGGCCTGACTGAAGCCGGTATGGGCTCCAAAGGCATCGTGGCATCGTCGGCAGCGCTGGCGGTGCTGATGCAAGAAGGTATCGGCGATACCATCCGCATTTCGCTGACGCCTGAACCAGGTGGCGATCGCACCAAAGAAGTGATCGTGGCGCAAGAGCTGCTGCAAACCATGGGTTTGCGCTCGTTTACGCCACTGGTTACCGCCTGCCCCGGCTGTGGCCGCACTACCTCCACAGTCTTCCAGGAACTGGCGCAAGGCATTCAAACCTTTCTGCGTGAGCAAATGCCTATCTGGCGTTTGCAATATCCGGGTGTTGAAGATTTGAAAGTGGCCGTCATGGGCTGTGTGGTAAATGGTCCAGGTGAATCCAAACTGGCAGATATCGGCATCAGCTTGCCAGGTACCGGTGAAGTCCCGGTGTGCCCGGTCTATGTTGATGGCCAGAAAACCGTGACGCTGAAGGGCGAACATGTTGCCAAAGAGTTTCTGGCCATCGTCGAAGATTACGTGCTGACGCGTTACAGCGAGGGTGGGGCCAAGCGCCGCGCCGCTGACGCGATCAACAAAACCATTCCGATCAAGCAAGTCTGA
- a CDS encoding helix-turn-helix domain-containing protein, whose protein sequence is MSEQEQIHSPASGPGARLKAQREALGLSLEHVAAQLKLSSRQIASIEADHFDQLPGNTFARGFVRNYARLLHLDPAPVLADLESLLPRERVQVALPHLVEESNSFSLGGGGGVGSGKVLGWLGFVLAFVAAVAAIFWYLQQPPSPELAATQTASEPQIEMASAPADVVATASEVAVASAATMAESASQVAVAVAASKPVPVAVASVVATAAVASAVEDGDLRIVADADTWVQVVDAKGTKLVSNLLTAGTDRSFGGVPPYHVRIGNAPKTKIWLRGQAVDLTQYTKTDVASLELK, encoded by the coding sequence ATGAGCGAACAAGAACAAATCCACTCGCCAGCAAGCGGGCCTGGTGCCCGTTTGAAAGCCCAGCGTGAAGCGCTGGGCCTGAGCCTTGAGCATGTTGCTGCTCAGCTCAAGTTGTCTTCCCGGCAGATTGCTTCGATTGAAGCAGATCATTTTGACCAACTGCCGGGCAATACCTTTGCTCGCGGCTTTGTGCGCAATTACGCAAGATTGCTGCATCTGGACCCAGCGCCGGTGCTGGCTGACCTTGAGTCGCTTCTGCCGCGGGAACGGGTGCAAGTGGCTTTGCCTCACCTCGTAGAAGAGAGCAATTCTTTCTCTCTGGGCGGTGGTGGCGGGGTTGGTAGCGGCAAAGTATTGGGCTGGCTGGGTTTTGTATTGGCGTTTGTCGCGGCCGTTGCGGCCATTTTCTGGTATTTGCAACAACCGCCATCGCCCGAGCTGGCAGCCACACAAACGGCTTCTGAGCCACAAATTGAAATGGCTTCGGCACCCGCTGATGTGGTTGCAACCGCTAGCGAAGTGGCCGTTGCTTCAGCTGCCACAATGGCGGAAAGTGCAAGTCAGGTTGCCGTAGCCGTGGCTGCTTCCAAGCCTGTTCCCGTTGCGGTTGCCAGCGTGGTTGCGACTGCAGCGGTCGCATCGGCAGTTGAGGATGGTGATTTACGCATTGTGGCTGATGCCGATACCTGGGTGCAGGTTGTGGATGCCAAAGGCACCAAACTGGTCAGCAATTTGCTGACTGCAGGCACTGATCGCAGCTTTGGCGGTGTGCCGCCGTATCATGTCCGCATTGGTAATGCGCCCAAGACCAAGATCTGGTTGCGTGGCCAGGCGGTGGATTTGACTCAATATACGAAGACCGACGTTGCCTCGCTGGAACTGAAGTAA
- the hisS gene encoding histidine--tRNA ligase — protein MSKTIQGVKGMNDVLPQESAAWLHFEAVSRAWLAAYGYRQIRTPIVESTPLYVRGVGEHTDIVEKEMYSFEDSLNGEKLTLRPEGTAGCVRACIEHGLLYNQTQRLWYTGPMFRHERPQKGRYRQFHQLGVEAFGFTGPDVDAELIVMLADLWARLGLKGLELEINTLGEVAERAAHRADLVAYLEKYQDILDEDGKRRLYTNPLRVLDTKNPALQEMAENAPKLVDYLGEQSRQHFEGLKALLDDAGIAYRINPRLVRGLDYYNLTVFEWISTDLGSQGTVAGGGRYDGLVEQLGGKPCTGVGFGMGIERILLALEAQQVALPEPEPDVYLVHAGEQASRLAFGLAIKLRAEGLNVVLHGGGGSFKSQFKKADGSNACYAVVIGDEEAANNVANLKTLKGEGAGEQVTLPLADLAARIRA, from the coding sequence ATGAGTAAAACCATCCAGGGTGTGAAAGGTATGAACGATGTGCTGCCGCAGGAAAGTGCTGCGTGGCTGCACTTCGAAGCGGTAAGTCGCGCCTGGCTGGCCGCCTATGGCTACCGCCAGATTCGCACACCGATTGTTGAATCCACCCCCCTGTATGTGCGTGGCGTCGGCGAACATACCGATATCGTGGAAAAAGAAATGTACTCGTTCGAGGATAGCTTGAACGGGGAAAAACTGACTTTGCGTCCAGAAGGGACCGCAGGTTGCGTGCGTGCCTGTATTGAGCATGGCTTGCTGTACAACCAGACCCAGCGTCTGTGGTACACCGGCCCGATGTTCCGGCACGAGCGACCACAGAAAGGGCGCTATCGCCAGTTTCATCAATTGGGGGTAGAAGCGTTCGGTTTTACCGGCCCGGATGTGGACGCCGAATTGATTGTCATGCTGGCCGATCTCTGGGCGCGCCTTGGCCTCAAAGGGCTCGAGCTGGAAATCAACACCTTGGGTGAAGTCGCCGAGCGCGCTGCCCATCGCGCTGATCTCGTCGCCTACCTGGAGAAATACCAGGACATCCTCGACGAAGACGGCAAGCGCCGCCTCTACACCAATCCATTGCGTGTGCTGGATACCAAGAATCCGGCCTTGCAGGAAATGGCTGAAAACGCGCCCAAGCTGGTCGACTATCTGGGTGAACAATCGCGCCAGCACTTTGAGGGTTTGAAAGCCTTGCTGGACGATGCCGGGATTGCCTACCGGATCAACCCACGGTTGGTCCGGGGCCTGGATTACTACAATCTCACCGTGTTCGAGTGGATCAGCACCGATCTGGGCTCGCAGGGTACTGTGGCTGGCGGTGGTCGTTACGACGGTCTGGTGGAACAACTTGGTGGCAAGCCATGCACCGGTGTGGGTTTTGGTATGGGTATCGAGCGTATTTTGCTGGCCCTGGAAGCCCAACAGGTGGCGCTGCCCGAGCCGGAGCCCGATGTATATCTGGTGCACGCGGGTGAGCAGGCATCACGCCTGGCTTTTGGTCTGGCTATCAAATTGCGCGCGGAAGGTTTGAATGTGGTGTTGCACGGCGGTGGTGGCAGTTTCAAATCCCAATTCAAAAAAGCCGATGGCTCCAATGCGTGTTATGCGGTGGTGATCGGGGATGAAGAGGCTGCCAACAACGTTGCCAATCTCAAAACGCTGAAGGGCGAAGGGGCTGGGGAACAGGTCACACTGCCTTTGGCCGACCTGGCCGCGCGAATTCGGGCATAA
- the ndk gene encoding nucleoside-diphosphate kinase, whose amino-acid sequence MAIERTLSIVKPDAVAKNVIGKIVDRFESAGLKVIAAKMKQLSRAEAEGFYAVHAARPFFKDLVDFMVSGPVFIQALEGEGAILKNRDLMGATDPKKADKGTIRADFAESIDANAVHGSDSAENAAIEIAYFFAASEVYSR is encoded by the coding sequence ATGGCTATTGAACGTACCCTGTCGATCGTAAAGCCCGACGCAGTTGCAAAGAACGTGATCGGCAAGATTGTTGATCGCTTCGAGTCCGCCGGCCTGAAAGTTATTGCTGCCAAGATGAAGCAACTGTCCCGCGCTGAAGCTGAAGGCTTCTACGCAGTGCACGCAGCACGTCCTTTCTTCAAGGACCTGGTTGACTTCATGGTTTCCGGCCCGGTGTTCATCCAGGCTCTGGAAGGCGAAGGCGCGATCCTGAAAAACCGTGACCTGATGGGCGCGACCGATCCGAAGAAAGCGGACAAGGGCACCATCCGTGCTGACTTCGCTGAATCCATCGACGCTAACGCAGTTCACGGTTCGGACAGCGCAGAAAACGCAGCGATCGAAATTGCTTACTTCTTCGCAGCTAGCGAAGTCTACAGCCGCTAA